A genomic window from Polaribacter gangjinensis includes:
- the surE gene encoding 5'/3'-nucleotidase SurE yields MQEKPLILVTNDDGITAPGIRALIKIMNTIGDVVVVAPDSPQSGMGHAITVDNVLTCNPITIDDGPQLEYTCSGTPADCVKMAVSEILNKKPDLCVSGINHGSNSSINVIYSGTMSAAIEAGIEGIPAIGFSLLDFKWHADFRACEDFVKNITLNTLLNGLPEGIVLNVNIPSVKKEELKGVKICRQAMGFWKETFDKRKSPFGKEYYWLSGEFVNKDKGQDTDVYALENNYISVVPVQFDLTAHHMIQKLNSWEL; encoded by the coding sequence ATGCAAGAAAAACCTTTAATTTTAGTTACAAATGATGATGGTATTACAGCACCAGGAATCAGAGCATTAATCAAAATAATGAATACAATTGGTGATGTTGTTGTGGTTGCTCCTGATAGTCCGCAAAGTGGAATGGGACATGCAATTACAGTTGATAATGTGTTGACTTGCAATCCAATAACTATTGATGATGGTCCTCAATTAGAATATACTTGCTCAGGAACTCCTGCAGATTGTGTAAAAATGGCAGTTAGTGAAATTTTAAATAAAAAGCCTGATTTGTGTGTTTCTGGCATCAATCATGGTTCAAATTCATCCATTAATGTTATTTATTCTGGAACAATGAGTGCAGCAATTGAAGCAGGAATTGAAGGAATTCCTGCCATCGGATTTTCGTTATTAGATTTTAAATGGCATGCCGATTTTAGAGCTTGCGAAGATTTTGTAAAAAACATTACTTTAAACACACTTTTAAATGGTTTGCCAGAAGGAATTGTGTTGAATGTAAACATCCCAAGTGTTAAAAAAGAAGAACTAAAAGGCGTAAAAATTTGCAGACAAGCCATGGGTTTTTGGAAAGAAACTTTTGATAAACGAAAAAGTCCATTTGGCAAAGAATATTATTGGCTTTCAGGCGAATTTGTTAATAAAGATAAAGGTCAAGATACGGATGTTTATGCTTTAGAAAATAATTATATTTCAGTGGTTCCTGTTCAATTTGATTTGACAGCACATCATATGATTCAAAAATTAAATTCTTGGGAACTGTAA